One part of the Pirellulales bacterium genome encodes these proteins:
- a CDS encoding leucyl aminopeptidase encodes MNVSICKTALPQCVSDAAVVGLFAGEQPAGPAAEADRATDGLLSKLIQRQEITGKKFELTPLLAPPGIATEQLLVVGLGEQAKFDAGVAFRAAAVAAKQLAGKSRAKAAFFLGEMQAKETENAIAGAIVGCHGQDIYRAEKKRFPFGELLWAGSDEAAVFRGQVLGESMNLTRRLVNEPPQEIYPESFATRAADVAKQCGLECEIWDQPRLEKERCGSLLAVARGSARPPRLVILRYNGGKTGSPALALVGKGVTFDSGGLSLKPSESMLTMKCDMAGAATVLGAIHAIARLKLPINVVVLLGRVENMAGPAAYKLGDVLVARNGRTIEVHNTDAEGRLVLADVLCVAVETGAAKIIDLATLTGACVVALGTETVGVMTNDQPCCDVVLESAQRCGEPAWQLPMFPDVYDEIINSEVADIKNVGDGRWGGAIAAAKFLEQFVSGKPWTHLDIAGPAFLDKPKPWLDGGATGCMVRTLVEAADRFSSS; translated from the coding sequence ATGAACGTCTCTATCTGCAAGACAGCATTGCCCCAATGTGTTTCGGATGCCGCAGTTGTTGGATTGTTTGCCGGCGAGCAACCTGCCGGGCCGGCCGCAGAGGCGGATCGCGCAACCGATGGTTTACTGTCGAAACTCATCCAACGCCAGGAAATTACCGGCAAAAAGTTTGAATTAACGCCACTGCTTGCGCCGCCGGGGATTGCGACGGAGCAGCTGTTAGTCGTCGGCCTGGGGGAGCAGGCGAAGTTCGATGCCGGGGTCGCCTTTCGTGCCGCCGCGGTGGCGGCAAAGCAACTGGCCGGCAAGTCGCGGGCGAAAGCGGCGTTCTTTCTTGGAGAAATGCAGGCTAAGGAAACTGAAAATGCAATTGCCGGCGCAATCGTCGGTTGTCATGGCCAAGACATTTATCGCGCGGAAAAGAAACGCTTTCCATTCGGCGAATTGCTGTGGGCCGGAAGCGATGAAGCGGCGGTTTTTCGCGGCCAAGTGCTCGGCGAGAGCATGAACCTTACGCGCCGACTAGTCAACGAACCGCCGCAGGAAATTTATCCTGAATCGTTTGCCACCCGCGCTGCGGACGTTGCCAAACAGTGCGGATTGGAGTGCGAAATCTGGGATCAACCGCGGTTGGAAAAGGAGCGGTGCGGATCGCTGCTGGCCGTCGCCCGTGGCTCGGCGCGGCCACCGCGGCTCGTCATCTTGCGATACAATGGTGGCAAAACCGGCTCGCCGGCTTTGGCGCTCGTCGGAAAAGGCGTCACATTTGACTCAGGCGGTCTTTCGCTCAAGCCGAGCGAATCGATGCTCACGATGAAATGCGACATGGCCGGCGCTGCAACCGTGCTGGGAGCGATACATGCGATCGCACGGCTAAAGCTGCCTATCAACGTCGTCGTGCTGTTGGGCCGTGTCGAAAACATGGCCGGTCCGGCGGCGTACAAACTCGGCGACGTGCTCGTGGCTCGCAACGGTCGCACAATCGAAGTTCACAATACCGATGCCGAAGGTCGGCTCGTGCTGGCCGACGTATTGTGCGTGGCGGTCGAAACGGGCGCGGCGAAGATCATCGATCTGGCCACGCTCACCGGGGCGTGCGTCGTGGCCCTCGGCACGGAAACGGTCGGCGTCATGACGAACGACCAGCCCTGCTGCGACGTGGTGTTGGAATCAGCCCAGCGGTGTGGCGAACCGGCGTGGCAACTGCCGATGTTTCCCGACGTTTACGACGAGATCATCAACAGCGAAGTAGCCGACATCAAGAACGTCGGCGATGGCCGCTGGGGCGGAGCCATTGCCGCGGCAAAATTTCTCGAGCAATTCGTCTCTGGAAAACCGTGGACGCATCTCGACATTGCCGGCCCTGCGTTTCTCGACAAGCCCAAGCCGTGGCTCGACGGTGGCGCGACCGGATGCATGGTTCGGACGCTGGTGGAAGCGGCCGATCGCTTTTCGAGTTCTTAG
- the rpiB gene encoding ribose 5-phosphate isomerase B, producing MRIAIGCDHRGYAVKTKLIELVAKLGHEVTDGGSNSSESCDYPDIASVVGRLVGSGQVDRGILICGSGIGMCIAANKILGVRAAPCHDDLSAEMSRRHNDLNVLCLSADMLGERLIGRLVEVWLMTPFEGGRHSRRIEKIAELERA from the coding sequence ATGCGAATTGCCATCGGCTGCGATCATCGCGGATATGCCGTCAAGACCAAGCTGATTGAACTGGTCGCCAAACTGGGCCATGAGGTGACCGATGGCGGTTCAAACAGCTCCGAAAGCTGCGACTATCCCGACATTGCTTCGGTCGTTGGCCGCCTGGTTGGCAGCGGCCAAGTCGATCGCGGCATCCTTATTTGCGGCAGCGGCATCGGAATGTGCATTGCCGCCAACAAGATTCTCGGCGTGCGGGCCGCTCCTTGCCACGACGATTTGTCGGCCGAGATGAGCCGTCGTCACAACGACTTGAACGTGCTGTGCCTCTCGGCCGACATGCTCGGTGAGCGGTTGATCGGTCGATTGGTAGAAGTTTGGTTGATGACCCCTTTCGAGGGTGGCAGACACAGTCGGCGGATCGAGAAAATCGCCGAATTAGAGCGGGCATGA
- a CDS encoding threonylcarbamoyl-AMP synthase: MPPVIDLRNADDARDCIHRAVQALCEGKLVVLPTETVYAVVASALDEAAVARLLEVKRRLPGQPPLTLAIKSADEAFDFVPDMTPLGRRLARRCWPGPVTLVCSNHHPESVLDRLPSTVKNAVSPTGTVGLRVPGHPFVLDTLKLIVGPVAISSANRAGERESLTAQQVVDSLGDDVALVLDDGRTRFGQSSSVVQIANHGFNVIRAGVVSEQTLKRLASLSIVFVCTGNTCRSPMAEALLRAMLAARLGCRVNELEDRGVIVSSAGISATMGGRPSPEAVTVVSAFNADLSHHESQPLSSQVVRHADIIWTMTRAHRHAILSQWPEAASRVSLLSLDGQDISDPIGGPAEMYRRCAEQIKAELEQRISDLPL, from the coding sequence ATGCCACCGGTCATCGATCTCCGCAACGCTGACGATGCGCGCGACTGCATCCACCGCGCCGTGCAGGCATTGTGCGAAGGCAAGCTGGTTGTCTTGCCAACCGAGACCGTGTACGCGGTCGTTGCCAGCGCGTTGGACGAAGCGGCGGTCGCCCGATTGCTTGAAGTAAAGCGGCGTTTGCCTGGCCAGCCACCGCTGACTTTGGCAATCAAGAGCGCCGACGAAGCGTTCGACTTCGTCCCGGATATGACGCCTCTGGGTCGGCGTCTTGCTCGTCGCTGCTGGCCGGGTCCAGTCACGTTGGTTTGCTCAAACCACCATCCAGAGAGCGTTTTGGATCGACTGCCGTCCACAGTAAAAAATGCAGTTTCTCCCACGGGAACCGTCGGCTTGCGCGTCCCGGGGCATCCTTTCGTGCTCGATACGCTCAAGTTGATCGTCGGGCCAGTCGCCATCAGCAGCGCGAACCGCGCCGGTGAGCGCGAATCGCTGACAGCACAACAAGTCGTCGATTCACTGGGAGATGATGTGGCGCTGGTGCTGGACGATGGGCGCACTCGCTTCGGTCAATCGTCGTCGGTCGTGCAAATCGCCAATCACGGATTTAACGTCATTCGCGCCGGCGTCGTATCGGAACAAACCCTCAAGCGCTTGGCCAGCTTGAGCATCGTATTTGTCTGTACCGGAAACACGTGTCGCAGCCCAATGGCCGAAGCGCTCCTCCGTGCGATGCTCGCTGCACGGTTGGGATGCCGCGTCAATGAGTTGGAGGATCGTGGGGTGATCGTTTCGTCCGCGGGTATCTCGGCCACGATGGGCGGTCGGCCAAGCCCAGAGGCAGTCACGGTGGTCTCGGCATTCAATGCCGACCTGTCGCATCACGAAAGCCAGCCCCTTAGTTCACAGGTAGTTCGTCATGCGGATATCATCTGGACGATGACTCGGGCGCATCGGCATGCGATATTGTCCCAGTGGCCGGAGGCTGCCAGCCGGGTGAGTTTGCTGAGTTTGGACGGCCAAGACATTTCCGATCCTATCGGCGGACCGGCCGAGATGTATCGCCGCTGCGCCGAGCAAATTAAGGCTGAGTTGGAACAACGCATCAGCGATTTGCCGTTGTAA
- a CDS encoding ABC transporter ATP-binding protein, whose amino-acid sequence MNNFIRTLRLILRYKWTLGASCATAIMVAVLWGANIGGAYPVIEIITRNKSMQTWVDEGIAAAKNEIAVLEKQKQDIETKLAASGEESQSELQRELGGTNAALKVHQKLLASRQWWKPYIDNYLPNDPYQTLVVIMMLISLGYILKNIFLVCDSILVDRLTHLATLDLRKKFYRRTLRMDLSGFGESRTSELMSRFTYDIDSLGHGIQALLGRAVREPLKMAVCLGCAAWVCWRLLLVSALIAPIAGFLIGRLAKTLKRANRRAMEEMSGLYNILAETFGGIKVVKAFTMERHERLRFHHNSKQFFRKAMKISRFDALIHPATELAGITMICLTILAGTYLVLNNQTHLFGVKMSDRPLDFAELAIFYGFLVGSIDPARKLTEVFNRIQRASAAADRVYQLFDREPAITDPAKPRELKRHHREIVFENVHFRYTADQPVLHGVNLRIPYGETLAIVGSNGSGKSTLANLIPRFYDPTSGVVRVDSTDLREVHLRDLRSQIGLVTQEPLLFDDTVFNNIRYGSPSATRSQVIDAARKAHAHRFIEEQLEHGYDTNVGQLGGRLSGGQRQRISLARAILRDPPILILDEATSQIDIESEQLIHRVLEQFVRDRTTIIITHRLSTLDLADRILVLDAGRIVDLGPHHELMGRCELYRRLYQIQLRESA is encoded by the coding sequence ATGAACAACTTTATCCGCACGCTGCGGTTGATCTTACGATATAAGTGGACTCTGGGGGCCTCGTGCGCAACGGCCATCATGGTGGCCGTGTTGTGGGGAGCAAATATCGGCGGCGCCTATCCGGTCATTGAGATCATCACTCGCAATAAGTCGATGCAAACGTGGGTGGATGAAGGCATTGCCGCGGCCAAGAACGAGATCGCCGTCCTGGAAAAGCAGAAACAAGATATCGAAACTAAGCTCGCCGCGAGCGGCGAAGAGTCGCAAAGCGAATTGCAGCGCGAATTGGGCGGGACGAACGCGGCGCTCAAAGTGCATCAAAAGTTGCTTGCCAGCCGCCAGTGGTGGAAGCCCTACATCGACAACTACCTGCCGAACGATCCGTACCAGACGCTGGTCGTCATCATGATGTTGATCTCGCTGGGCTATATTTTGAAAAATATTTTCCTGGTTTGCGATTCGATCTTGGTGGATCGGCTGACCCATTTGGCGACACTCGATTTACGCAAGAAATTCTACCGGCGGACGCTGCGAATGGATTTGAGCGGTTTCGGCGAGTCACGAACGAGTGAATTGATGAGCCGCTTTACTTACGACATCGACAGCCTTGGACATGGCATTCAAGCCTTGCTTGGTCGTGCCGTACGCGAGCCGCTGAAAATGGCTGTTTGCCTAGGATGTGCTGCTTGGGTTTGCTGGCGATTGTTGCTCGTCTCGGCCTTGATCGCTCCCATCGCGGGTTTTCTCATAGGCCGGCTGGCGAAGACGCTGAAGCGGGCGAATCGCCGGGCGATGGAAGAGATGTCCGGACTGTACAACATTTTGGCCGAGACCTTTGGCGGCATCAAAGTCGTCAAAGCGTTTACGATGGAACGTCACGAGCGATTGCGATTCCACCACAACAGCAAACAGTTCTTTCGCAAGGCAATGAAAATTTCGCGATTCGATGCGCTGATTCATCCGGCCACCGAACTAGCGGGCATTACCATGATTTGCCTGACGATTCTCGCCGGAACCTATCTGGTGCTCAACAATCAGACGCATCTGTTTGGCGTCAAGATGAGCGACCGACCGTTGGATTTCGCCGAACTGGCGATTTTCTACGGTTTTCTTGTCGGCTCGATCGATCCGGCACGCAAGCTGACGGAAGTTTTTAATCGCATTCAGCGTGCCTCGGCCGCGGCAGATCGCGTTTACCAATTGTTTGACCGCGAGCCGGCGATCACCGACCCTGCCAAGCCCCGCGAGTTAAAGCGGCATCATCGCGAAATAGTGTTTGAAAACGTCCACTTTCGCTACACCGCCGATCAGCCGGTACTCCACGGGGTCAATCTGCGCATTCCCTATGGGGAAACGCTGGCGATCGTCGGCTCGAACGGATCTGGAAAGAGCACGCTGGCAAATCTCATACCGCGATTTTATGATCCCACGAGCGGCGTCGTGCGCGTCGATAGTACCGATCTGCGCGAGGTGCATCTACGAGATCTGCGATCGCAAATCGGATTGGTCACGCAAGAGCCGCTGCTTTTCGACGACACCGTGTTCAACAACATTCGCTACGGTTCACCCAGTGCAACTCGCTCGCAAGTGATCGACGCAGCCCGCAAAGCGCATGCTCACCGCTTTATCGAAGAGCAACTCGAACATGGTTACGACACAAACGTTGGCCAACTCGGCGGCCGGCTGTCGGGCGGGCAGCGACAACGTATTTCGCTTGCCAGAGCGATCCTTCGAGACCCGCCGATCTTGATTCTTGACGAAGCGACCAGCCAAATCGATATCGAGAGCGAGCAATTGATTCATCGCGTGCTGGAGCAATTCGTGCGCGATCGAACAACCATCATCATCACACATCGACTTTCGACACTTGACCTGGCCGACCGAATTCTGGTGCTGGACGCTGGCCGCATCGTCGATCTTGGACCCCATCACGAACTCATGGGCCGCTGCGAACTCTATCGGCGACTCTACCAGATTCAACTCCGCGAATCGGCTTAA